One region of Haloterrigena salifodinae genomic DNA includes:
- a CDS encoding nuclear transport factor 2 family protein: MAATEKTNAEIVKELYEAFNRGDLETCVAGFADDITWTEPAGSPLASGTYSGTDDVVENVFAPLDEQFEEFEVVVDRVIDGGDTIVMEGKHRTMPVDGDSFEVPCVHIMDMKGGKVTEFTSYEDTALTQQLMDE; encoded by the coding sequence ATGGCAGCAACAGAGAAAACCAACGCCGAAATCGTCAAAGAACTGTACGAGGCATTCAACCGGGGCGACCTCGAGACCTGCGTGGCTGGATTCGCTGACGACATTACGTGGACCGAACCAGCGGGATCACCGCTTGCCAGCGGGACGTACAGTGGGACAGACGACGTGGTGGAGAACGTATTTGCACCACTCGACGAGCAGTTCGAAGAGTTTGAAGTCGTTGTCGATCGGGTTATCGATGGCGGAGACACCATCGTAATGGAAGGCAAACACCGTACAATGCCGGTAGACGGAGACTCCTTCGAGGTTCCTTGCGTCCACATCATGGACATGAAAGGTGGGAAAGTGACGGAATTCACCAGCTACGAGGATACCGCTCTCACCCAGCAGCTAATGGATGAGTGA
- a CDS encoding PadR family transcriptional regulator: MNELTGFQRDLLYVIAGADQPSGQDVKEEVDQYYSTEINHGRLYPNLDTLVNKELVEKGQLDRRTNYYAITDTGEAALNERQEWENRYVEI, from the coding sequence ATGAACGAATTAACAGGGTTCCAACGGGACTTGCTGTATGTGATCGCGGGTGCTGATCAGCCATCAGGCCAAGATGTCAAGGAAGAAGTCGATCAGTACTATAGCACCGAGATCAATCACGGCCGGCTGTACCCGAATCTCGACACGCTCGTCAATAAGGAGCTGGTTGAGAAGGGCCAGCTCGATCGGCGGACGAACTACTATGCTATCACGGATACCGGGGAGGCAGCGCTTAACGAGCGACAAGAGTGGGAAAACCGGTACGTAGAGATATAG
- a CDS encoding helix-turn-helix domain-containing protein: MANSMAEQLQQEMECEGLLECIHGLKQLDKECFRVLVESEKALTIDEVADQVDRERSTAYRSIQRLLQSGFIQKEQINYDQGGYYHVYYPTDPTQIANDMQRMLNDWYAKMGQLIQEFEDKYEHAEADTEIPAQS, from the coding sequence ATGGCCAACTCGATGGCGGAACAACTACAGCAGGAGATGGAGTGTGAAGGGCTGTTGGAGTGTATCCACGGGCTCAAGCAACTCGACAAGGAGTGCTTTCGCGTGCTTGTCGAGAGCGAGAAAGCGCTGACGATCGACGAGGTCGCCGACCAGGTCGACCGAGAGCGCTCGACCGCGTACCGCTCGATCCAGCGGCTGCTCCAGAGCGGGTTTATCCAGAAAGAGCAGATCAACTACGACCAGGGCGGCTACTACCACGTCTACTATCCGACGGACCCCACTCAGATCGCGAACGATATGCAGCGGATGTTAAACGACTGGTACGCGAAGATGGGGCAACTCATCCAGGAGTTCGAGGACAAGTACGAACACGCCGAGGCCGACACCGAAATTCCCGCCCAGAGCTAG
- a CDS encoding cupin domain-containing protein — protein MTETHFVEPDDVESLAFDWGVLKWLHTPEVTGGDRFSAGVVKLEPGKGHERHTHPESDEILYVLRGEGKQEVGEVTREIAAGELVFVPEGVEHGTMNTGWEPLFLLAVYAPPGPEAELRELPECEVVPAGELPTAETATSNDSDP, from the coding sequence ATGACTGAGACGCACTTCGTCGAACCGGACGACGTCGAGAGCCTGGCGTTCGACTGGGGCGTCCTCAAGTGGCTGCACACCCCCGAGGTCACCGGCGGCGACCGCTTCAGCGCGGGCGTCGTGAAACTCGAGCCGGGGAAGGGCCACGAGCGCCACACCCACCCCGAGAGCGACGAGATCCTCTACGTCCTGCGCGGGGAGGGGAAACAGGAGGTCGGCGAGGTGACCCGCGAGATCGCGGCCGGCGAACTGGTGTTCGTTCCGGAGGGTGTCGAACACGGGACGATGAACACCGGCTGGGAGCCGCTATTCCTCCTCGCGGTTTACGCGCCGCCGGGCCCGGAAGCCGAACTGCGGGAGCTGCCGGAGTGCGAGGTCGTCCCCGCCGGCGAACTGCCGACTGCGGAAACCGCCACCTCGAACGACTCCGATCCATGA
- a CDS encoding dicarboxylate/amino acid:cation symporter, with the protein MSSTVGLLWQRYRSVSLIYRIALAFVLGSVAGIVFGERMTIVEPLGDLFLRLLNMLVIPIIVFTLLTGIRQLSPARLSRIGGATVGLYAVTTTIAGAIGLGVANILQPGRGVEFTGGEAESQAPPSLTEVILGIVPSNPVTAMAEGNLLATVFFVIVFGIALTYVRAQQDELANRVDSVFEAFEIGAEAMFVVVRGVLEYGVIGVFALMASGIGTEGIGVFSSLGELVLAVAIAVVVHIGFTYLLFLMGVVANVSPLAFLVGAKDAMVTAFATRSSSGTLPVTMTNAEEDLRIKEHVYSFALPVGATANMDGAAIRQAITVVFAANMVGQPLVLSEQVLVLIVAVLISIGTAGVPGAGIVMLTVVLNQVGLPLAVVGFVAGVDPILGRIATMNNVTGDLAVATVVGKWNDAIDFDGGVWTQIPTDGSTIIPGDD; encoded by the coding sequence ATGTCCTCGACAGTCGGTCTATTGTGGCAGCGGTATCGGTCGGTATCGTTGATCTATCGCATCGCACTCGCGTTCGTTCTCGGATCTGTCGCGGGGATCGTTTTCGGCGAACGGATGACGATCGTCGAACCGCTTGGAGACCTTTTCCTCCGGCTACTCAATATGCTGGTGATCCCGATCATCGTTTTCACGCTGCTGACTGGGATTCGCCAGCTATCGCCAGCCCGACTCAGTCGGATCGGTGGTGCGACCGTTGGCCTCTACGCAGTAACGACCACCATCGCGGGCGCCATCGGACTCGGCGTTGCGAACATTCTTCAACCCGGTCGCGGCGTCGAGTTTACCGGCGGTGAAGCCGAGTCCCAAGCGCCCCCCTCACTCACCGAAGTCATACTCGGTATCGTCCCGAGCAATCCCGTCACCGCGATGGCCGAGGGGAACCTGCTTGCGACCGTCTTCTTCGTGATCGTCTTCGGTATTGCACTCACCTACGTACGCGCCCAACAGGATGAGCTCGCAAATCGTGTCGACTCAGTATTCGAGGCGTTCGAAATCGGCGCCGAGGCGATGTTCGTTGTCGTTCGTGGTGTCCTCGAGTACGGCGTGATCGGCGTGTTCGCGCTCATGGCTTCCGGGATCGGCACCGAGGGTATCGGCGTGTTCTCGTCGCTCGGCGAGCTCGTACTCGCGGTCGCGATCGCCGTCGTCGTGCACATCGGGTTTACGTACCTGCTCTTCCTCATGGGTGTGGTCGCGAACGTCTCCCCGCTCGCGTTCCTCGTCGGCGCGAAGGACGCGATGGTGACCGCCTTCGCCACCCGCTCGTCAAGCGGGACACTACCAGTGACGATGACCAACGCCGAAGAGGACCTGCGCATCAAGGAGCACGTCTACTCGTTCGCGCTCCCAGTCGGTGCCACGGCGAATATGGACGGCGCCGCCATCAGGCAAGCGATTACCGTCGTATTCGCTGCGAACATGGTCGGACAACCACTTGTGCTCTCCGAGCAAGTGCTCGTCCTGATCGTCGCCGTACTCATCAGCATCGGCACTGCCGGCGTCCCCGGAGCGGGGATCGTCATGCTCACCGTGGTACTCAATCAAGTCGGTCTTCCGCTTGCGGTGGTCGGGTTCGTCGCCGGTGTCGATCCGATCCTCGGCCGCATCGCAACGATGAACAATGTCACTGGCGATCTCGCGGTCGCGACTGTTGTCGGCAAGTGGAACGATGCGATCGATTTCGATGGCGGTGTCTGGACGCAGATACCGACCGACGGCAGCACGATCATCCCCGGCGACGACTAA
- a CDS encoding HalOD1 output domain-containing protein → MNTLINADDSSTAVTSAITANWDADTENTPVYAVASAVAEAEGVDPVDLPPLYETIDPEALNDLLSSRDDSTVATVEFEYAGYAVTVSGEGMVTVCSDSP, encoded by the coding sequence ATGAACACACTGATCAATGCAGATGACTCTTCAACGGCCGTGACTTCAGCTATCACTGCAAACTGGGACGCTGATACCGAAAACACTCCCGTCTACGCGGTCGCTTCTGCCGTTGCCGAAGCTGAGGGCGTCGATCCTGTTGATCTGCCACCGCTCTACGAGACGATCGATCCGGAAGCGTTGAACGATCTATTATCTTCCCGGGACGATAGTACGGTGGCCACCGTCGAATTTGAGTACGCCGGATACGCAGTCACTGTCAGCGGAGAGGGAATGGTCACGGTTTGTTCGGACAGCCCTTAG
- a CDS encoding PadR family transcriptional regulator produces the protein MYDLTGFQRDLLYTAAGLEDPHGLALKEELEEYYEKEIHHGRLYPNLDTLVDKGLVEKGKADRRTNVYSVTRRGTRELEARRDWEDQYVEDLFAE, from the coding sequence ATGTATGATCTGACTGGGTTCCAGCGCGACCTGCTGTACACTGCTGCTGGCCTGGAGGACCCACACGGATTGGCGTTGAAAGAAGAACTGGAAGAGTACTACGAGAAAGAGATCCATCACGGCCGGCTGTATCCCAATCTCGACACGCTCGTCGACAAAGGATTAGTCGAGAAAGGAAAGGCCGACCGCCGCACCAACGTTTACTCGGTGACACGGCGCGGCACCAGAGAGCTCGAGGCCCGGCGGGACTGGGAAGACCAGTACGTGGAAGACCTCTTCGCGGAGTAA
- a CDS encoding DUF7344 domain-containing protein gives MPDEESEGERTTLVDRDSETQTNPELVSDGGRQKDREQRKLEGILHALLDERRRYILYFLQEHEVSELDELATHVTAMEQETDPDAVRSERVKRVRISLVHADLPRLEDSRLVEFDRRSKAVRYSRPPELLARMLRLCANFDAPEIR, from the coding sequence ATGCCAGATGAGGAGTCCGAAGGGGAGCGGACGACCCTTGTCGATCGGGACAGTGAGACCCAGACGAATCCAGAACTTGTGAGTGATGGTGGTAGACAAAAAGACCGTGAACAACGAAAATTAGAGGGAATACTCCATGCACTGCTGGACGAGCGCCGTCGCTACATCCTGTATTTCCTGCAGGAACACGAGGTCAGTGAGCTCGACGAACTGGCAACGCATGTCACTGCGATGGAACAGGAGACAGATCCCGATGCCGTGCGGTCGGAGCGGGTCAAACGGGTGCGGATATCACTCGTCCATGCCGACCTGCCACGGTTAGAGGATAGCAGGCTTGTCGAGTTTGACCGGCGAAGCAAAGCCGTACGGTATTCGCGACCGCCAGAGCTCCTTGCGAGGATGCTCCGCCTTTGCGCCAATTTCGACGCTCCAGAGATCAGATAA
- a CDS encoding helix-turn-helix transcriptional regulator → MASHRHMLPSNTESTLDAVQFFANSANSVRVFEALTDGATTSRDLAAQTEASRSTVARILDKGESRGWISSEGSQYELTEEGKIMIAEFRAYLQTVEGIQHLGDAIRWLPEPAHSLDYRHFRTAEIITPKTPTPSKPYDHVAAKIRTTDEVRSLVEVTLPRYVTLICEQVNEQQLDAELVIEANWIETLPAESEQVPLLRARAERGSIWTYDGEIPLNLHLFDDSVAIWLGEDRDEERVVRGLLVAEAPAVLSWAEDLYEDYRTKGELLDPVTISAN, encoded by the coding sequence ATGGCCAGCCATCGCCACATGTTACCATCGAACACAGAATCGACGCTGGACGCAGTCCAGTTCTTCGCAAATTCAGCGAACAGCGTTCGCGTGTTCGAGGCGCTCACTGACGGGGCGACGACAAGTCGCGATCTCGCAGCGCAGACGGAGGCCTCGCGGTCTACCGTTGCACGGATCCTCGACAAAGGTGAATCACGCGGGTGGATCTCCTCTGAGGGGAGTCAGTATGAACTTACGGAGGAAGGGAAAATCATGATCGCTGAATTCCGCGCCTACCTGCAGACTGTTGAGGGGATCCAGCATCTTGGGGACGCTATCAGATGGCTTCCAGAACCCGCTCACTCGCTTGATTACCGCCATTTCCGCACCGCTGAGATCATAACGCCGAAGACGCCGACCCCCTCCAAACCATACGATCATGTGGCGGCGAAAATCCGTACTACAGACGAGGTCCGCTCACTTGTCGAGGTCACGCTGCCCCGATATGTGACGCTTATTTGCGAACAAGTCAACGAACAGCAATTAGATGCCGAACTTGTAATCGAAGCGAACTGGATCGAGACCCTCCCTGCGGAATCAGAGCAGGTGCCGTTACTGCGAGCACGAGCAGAACGGGGCAGTATCTGGACCTATGATGGAGAGATTCCGCTTAATCTGCACCTCTTTGACGACTCAGTAGCGATTTGGCTAGGTGAAGACCGAGACGAAGAACGGGTCGTTCGGGGATTGCTAGTTGCTGAGGCTCCAGCCGTTTTATCGTGGGCAGAGGACCTGTACGAAGACTATCGAACCAAAGGGGAACTGCTTGATCCGGTTACGATATCTGCGAACTAA
- a CDS encoding phosphoenolpyruvate hydrolase family protein has translation MEFTCKEAVRRLEETVSNDEPIIGAGAGTGMSAKFAERGGVDLLIIYNSGRYRMNGRGSLAGLLPYGDANEIVVDMGRQVLPVVEDTPVLAGVNGTDPFRQMDVFIEDLKRRGFSGVQNFPTVGLIDEDSQFRRNLEETKMGYDKEVEMIREAAEQDMLTCPYVFTEEQAQEMTEAGADVIVSHMGLTTSGDIGAETALDLDAAAERVQAHHDAAKAVSDDVLVICHGGPIAWPDDAEYVLNETEGVVGFFGASSLERLPTEEAIENQAREFKSMEFRP, from the coding sequence ATGGAGTTTACGTGCAAGGAAGCGGTCCGACGACTCGAGGAGACGGTATCGAACGACGAGCCGATCATCGGCGCCGGGGCGGGGACGGGGATGTCGGCGAAGTTCGCCGAGCGCGGCGGGGTCGACCTGCTGATCATCTACAACTCGGGCCGGTACCGGATGAACGGCCGCGGCTCGCTGGCGGGCCTGCTGCCGTACGGCGACGCCAACGAGATCGTGGTCGACATGGGCCGGCAGGTGCTGCCGGTCGTGGAGGACACGCCCGTGCTGGCGGGGGTCAACGGAACGGACCCGTTCCGCCAGATGGACGTCTTCATCGAGGATCTCAAGCGCCGCGGGTTCTCCGGTGTCCAGAACTTCCCGACCGTCGGCCTCATCGACGAGGATAGCCAATTCCGCCGGAACCTCGAGGAGACGAAGATGGGCTACGACAAGGAGGTCGAGATGATCCGGGAGGCCGCCGAGCAGGACATGCTCACGTGTCCGTACGTCTTCACCGAGGAGCAGGCACAGGAGATGACCGAGGCCGGCGCGGACGTGATCGTCTCGCACATGGGGCTGACAACGTCGGGCGACATCGGCGCCGAGACGGCGCTCGACCTCGACGCGGCGGCCGAGCGAGTGCAGGCCCACCACGACGCCGCCAAAGCGGTCAGCGACGACGTGCTCGTCATCTGCCACGGCGGGCCGATCGCCTGGCCGGACGACGCCGAGTACGTCCTGAACGAGACGGAGGGCGTCGTCGGCTTCTTCGGGGCCTCCAGCCTCGAGCGGCTGCCGACCGAGGAGGCCATCGAGAACCAGGCCCGCGAGTTCAAATCGATGGAGTTCCGACCATGA
- a CDS encoding AGE family epimerase/isomerase, producing MTRERSGRDRARLLATLRLQYPDALAESGFRLLHPETGDPYTDDRRHLVATCRSIANFSAGAVVGGPEWCVDAVEHGLEFLREAHRGADGGYRLVVDDGGEPVDRTRSAYGHAFVLLAYARAAAAGLDGADEDLRATHDLLEERFRDDAGLLRSDCNPDWTEREAYRGQNANMHACEAYIAAYEATGESRYYDRANHIAEKITGDLATLTDGLLWEHYTDEWTHDFAYNEDEPRHQFRPPGYQPGHHLEWAKFLGLLERYGKEDESIAVTEGQYDRARELFDAAVDLGWAGDGFVYTVDRDGEPIVADRYGWALAEALGAAATLAERADFHGDDEERDRFRDWERRLADCASAYRGPAGLWYEKRLSPEDGGDPVGPKPPGVEPDYHPASAYYERWRSARKISDRP from the coding sequence ATGACACGGGAACGGTCCGGGAGAGACCGAGCAAGGCTGTTGGCGACGCTGCGACTGCAGTACCCGGACGCGCTCGCTGAAAGCGGCTTTCGGTTGCTCCACCCGGAGACGGGCGATCCGTACACGGACGACCGCCGGCATCTCGTCGCTACCTGCCGTTCGATCGCGAATTTCTCGGCTGGGGCCGTGGTGGGCGGTCCCGAGTGGTGTGTCGATGCAGTCGAACACGGACTCGAGTTCTTGCGGGAGGCACACCGCGGTGCCGACGGCGGCTACCGACTCGTCGTCGACGACGGTGGCGAACCGGTCGATCGAACGCGGTCGGCGTACGGACACGCATTCGTGCTGCTCGCGTACGCCCGCGCGGCGGCTGCCGGTCTCGACGGCGCCGACGAAGACCTCCGAGCGACGCACGACTTGCTCGAGGAGCGCTTCCGCGACGATGCTGGGTTACTCCGCAGTGACTGTAATCCCGACTGGACAGAACGGGAAGCGTACCGGGGCCAAAATGCCAACATGCACGCGTGCGAGGCGTACATCGCGGCCTACGAAGCGACGGGCGAGAGCCGGTACTACGATCGCGCGAACCACATCGCCGAGAAAATTACTGGCGACCTCGCGACGTTGACGGACGGACTCCTGTGGGAACACTACACCGACGAGTGGACGCACGATTTCGCCTACAACGAGGACGAGCCGCGCCACCAGTTTCGGCCGCCGGGCTACCAGCCCGGACACCACCTCGAGTGGGCGAAATTTCTCGGGCTGCTCGAGCGCTACGGGAAAGAAGACGAGAGTATAGCCGTGACGGAGGGGCAGTACGATCGCGCGAGGGAGTTGTTCGATGCCGCCGTCGATCTCGGCTGGGCCGGCGACGGGTTCGTCTACACCGTCGACCGTGACGGCGAACCGATCGTCGCCGACCGCTACGGCTGGGCTCTCGCGGAGGCACTTGGTGCCGCAGCGACGCTCGCCGAACGCGCGGATTTCCACGGTGACGACGAAGAGCGGGACCGATTCCGCGACTGGGAACGACGGCTCGCTGACTGCGCCTCCGCGTATCGCGGTCCCGCCGGACTCTGGTACGAGAAGCGGCTGTCGCCGGAAGACGGCGGCGACCCGGTCGGACCGAAACCACCGGGCGTCGAACCCGACTATCATCCCGCGAGTGCGTACTACGAGCGGTGGCGGTCCGCGCGGAAAATAAGCGACCGTCCGTAA
- a CDS encoding ABC transporter ATP-binding protein has protein sequence MTKIKNKETSDTKNDGTEESNHLAIVTDNLTKKYGNTTGVNALNLAIECGTVYGFLGPNGAGKTTTVRMLVSLLSPTSGSGHVAGAPVTDREALIEHIGYLPESPPLHQELTAREQLEYHGGLRDMDADKFEERIEKLLDRFDLTADADDRIVTYSKGMRQKTGLIQAMMHEPDVVFLDEPTSGLDPRAARTVRETITEMASNGTTVFLSTHILPVVEEIATDVGILYDGELVAEGSPDELKKRMKTDTESSLEDIFLEVTT, from the coding sequence ATGACTAAAATCAAAAATAAAGAAACATCGGACACAAAGAACGACGGTACCGAGGAGAGTAACCACTTGGCGATCGTTACAGACAATCTGACGAAGAAATATGGTAACACCACGGGTGTTAACGCTCTGAATCTCGCTATTGAATGTGGCACAGTATATGGATTTCTTGGTCCAAACGGTGCAGGGAAGACAACCACGGTTAGGATGTTAGTATCATTGTTATCACCAACTAGTGGGTCTGGTCACGTTGCTGGTGCACCAGTCACTGATCGTGAGGCTCTTATCGAACACATTGGATACCTGCCTGAATCTCCCCCATTACACCAAGAGCTCACAGCCCGTGAGCAACTGGAATATCACGGTGGGTTACGTGATATGGACGCAGACAAATTCGAAGAACGTATTGAGAAGTTACTCGATAGGTTTGATCTCACTGCTGACGCCGATGATCGGATCGTGACATACTCAAAAGGAATGCGTCAGAAAACTGGTCTCATTCAGGCAATGATGCACGAACCTGACGTAGTTTTTCTTGATGAGCCGACCAGTGGACTTGATCCACGGGCGGCGCGGACGGTGCGTGAGACTATCACCGAGATGGCCTCTAATGGTACCACAGTGTTCCTTTCGACTCATATCCTGCCGGTTGTGGAGGAAATTGCTACCGATGTCGGAATTCTCTACGATGGGGAACTGGTTGCTGAGGGATCGCCTGATGAACTCAAAAAACGTATGAAAACTGATACGGAGAGTTCCCTTGAAGATATCTTTCTCGAAGTCACTACCTGA
- a CDS encoding aldo/keto reductase — translation MDSVPTQSLPSGDEIPIVGAGTWDVGGDAVKESVDTALEIGYTHVDTAEGYKNEAEIGEVLAEHDREDVFLTSKVLPSNLHYDDVFESLEASLEKLGTSYLDLYLIHWPNPAISLRETFNALERAHEEGLIRNVGVSNFSRYQLMFAQQVADVPIAVNQIELHPWYYREELLEYCQENDIVVEAAAPLARTELFDDPVLNDIADSYEKTPAQIALKWALQKDVVVVPKSTSAEHLRQNLDLFEWELDADDVARIDDIDRMNNVYMIDLDDDTYGIPP, via the coding sequence ATGGATTCAGTACCAACTCAATCGCTTCCGAGCGGCGACGAAATTCCGATCGTCGGCGCCGGCACGTGGGACGTCGGCGGCGACGCCGTCAAAGAGTCGGTCGACACCGCACTCGAGATCGGCTACACGCACGTCGACACGGCGGAAGGATACAAAAACGAGGCCGAAATCGGCGAGGTGCTCGCCGAGCACGACCGCGAGGACGTGTTCCTCACTTCGAAGGTACTTCCGTCGAACCTGCATTACGACGACGTCTTCGAGTCCCTGGAGGCCTCCCTCGAGAAACTCGGCACGTCCTATCTGGACCTGTATCTCATCCACTGGCCGAACCCGGCAATCTCGCTGCGGGAGACGTTCAACGCGCTCGAGCGCGCCCACGAGGAGGGGCTGATTCGAAACGTCGGCGTGAGCAACTTCAGCCGGTATCAGCTCATGTTCGCCCAGCAGGTCGCGGACGTGCCGATCGCCGTCAATCAGATCGAACTCCACCCATGGTACTACCGAGAGGAGTTACTCGAATATTGCCAGGAGAACGACATCGTCGTCGAGGCGGCCGCGCCGCTGGCCAGAACCGAACTGTTCGACGATCCGGTACTGAACGATATCGCCGATAGCTACGAGAAGACGCCCGCACAGATCGCCCTGAAGTGGGCACTCCAAAAGGACGTGGTCGTGGTGCCGAAGTCGACGTCGGCGGAGCATCTCCGACAGAACCTCGACCTCTTCGAGTGGGAGCTCGACGCCGACGACGTCGCTCGCATCGACGATATCGATCGGATGAACAACGTCTACATGATCGATCTCGACGACGACACCTACGGCATTCCGCCCTGA